One region of Vespula vulgaris chromosome 9, iyVesVulg1.1, whole genome shotgun sequence genomic DNA includes:
- the LOC127066264 gene encoding uncharacterized protein LOC127066264, producing MFTKFALIFSIAIIYVQGRSRNALLEKETCDFDDSRKYYDSKDLLRCMNVLASYLEIREIDRSIKDEYNSRLHSGQDSSWTDLIVSLFNGVSNPGYQIPQFSDTVTNQYQSSQYQTTVGGLSGSSGGLNINLFEALYSISRYDDLKCVPRILCEMASGVTPGESIYGRDTNLFRDLFGNNVLLRLLTNFNFAESSPFLSFGKAALLGYTSKSNPRNCYQEYPRCPRNPDQLIHYLNNHNGGFFRFFNKLNHGNNPYARPYIVQNEQNQASSVEYGFKVGSDRTGTGELKFDTVAENDTRYYEPRIRNQLNRVVFPDEKRSKKFVDTSNRLPKSFDLEYNDTDDVQFGGSNFFPQQTREEKYEESNQLYTSSEPFLESQFKTFVFPEN from the exons ATGTTTACAAAATTTGCTCTTATTTTCTCCATCGCAATAATATACGTTCAAGGTCGATCTAGGAACGCTTTGTTGGAGAAAGAAACGTGTGACTTCGACGATTCTCGGAAATACTACGATTCTAAGGATTTATTACG ATGCATGAACGTCCTAGCTTCGTATTTGGAAATACGcgagatcgatagatcgatcaaGGATGAATATAATAGTCGTCTACATTCCGGACAGGATTCTTCATGGACCGATTTGATCGTATCCCTGTTTAACGGCGTATCGAATCCG GGCTATCAGATTCCACAATTTTCAGATACAGTAACCAATCAATACCAATCGAGTCAATATCAAACTACAGTAGGTGGACTGTCCGGCTCTTCGGGGGGTCTTAATATAAACCTCTTCGAAGCTCTTTATTCGATATCTCGCTACGATGATCTGAAGTGCGTTCCCAGAATACTTTGCGAGATGGCGAGTGGTGTTACGCCAGGAGAATCGATATACGGACGAGACACGAACCTGTTTCGCGATCTTTTTGGTAATAACGTGTTATTGAG ATTATTGACAAATTTCAATTTCGCCGAATCATCTCCTTTTTTGAGCTTTGGAAAAGCCGCTCTTTTAGGATATACAAGCAAAAGTAATCCTAGAAATTGCTATCAAGAGTATCCAAGATGTCCTAGGAATCCTGATCAGCTGATCCATTATCTCAACAACCACAACGGTggattctttcgatttttcaatAAACTTAATCACGGGAACAATCCTTATGCAAGACCGTATATCGTTCAAA ACGAACAGAATCAAGCATCTTCGGTAGAATATGGCTTCAAGGTCGGTTCTGATCGGACTGGAACGGGTGAACTGAAGTTCGATACCGTTGCTGAGAATGATACTCGATATTACGAGCCACGAATACGAAATCAATTAAATCGCGTTGTATTTCCAGatgagaaacgatcgaagaaattcGTTGACACTTCGAACAGATTACCTAAGTCGTTCGATTTGGAATACAACGATACCGATGATGTCCAATTCGGTGGctcgaatttttttcctcag caaacgagagaagaaaaatatgaggaATCTAATCAACTTTATACTTCGTCGGAACCATTCTTAGAATCTCAGTTCAAAACCTTCGTATTTccagaaaattga
- the LOC127066274 gene encoding uncharacterized protein LOC127066274, giving the protein MLLSKILYVFVGFYIVLLSMVDSMPQDAPSFELPIQLIGFPIIIAAVRVSNFIKKLAYSLNPETYANRTKRMTRLIHDEEILNVGQIEKKLVEKLGNNVCVYERICAKYATKTLQRRSRERVLDWDVIFREYKSSPNPMKENYLLSVFLGDVIGSPRLCHQLAKRGRACDDDTPSD; this is encoded by the exons ATGCTACTGTCAAAGATATTATACGTCTTCGTTGGATTTTACATCGTCCTGTTATCCATGGTCGATTCGATGCCACAAGATGCTCCGTCATTCGAACTTCCAATACAACTTATTGGCTTTCCCATTATCATAGCCGCCGTTAGGgtatcgaattttattaaaaagttggCTTATTCTTTGAATCCAG AGACCTATGCGAACAGAACTAAACGAATGACACGTTTGATCCACGACGAAGAGATTTTAAATGTTGGACAAATCGAAAAGAAGCTCGTTGAAAAACTCGGTAACAATGTATGCGTTTACGAAAGAATATGCGCTAAATATGCTACGAAAACGTTACaaagaagaagcagagaaCGTGTCCTAGATTGGGACGTTATATTCAG AGAATATAAATCGTCGCCAAATCCGATGAAAGAGAATTACCTTTTGAGCGTCTTCCTTGGAGATGTTATTGGCAGTCCGAGGCTTTGCCATCAACTGgcgaagagaggaagagcTTGTGACGATGATACTCCGTCGGATTAA